In Ctenopharyngodon idella isolate HZGC_01 chromosome 1, HZGC01, whole genome shotgun sequence, a single genomic region encodes these proteins:
- the mttp gene encoding microsomal triglyceride transfer protein large subunit: MLRLAGLLLCVTSFLSTSSLGASAGPQLDNDKLYRYSYSAELGLNRPTGSTRGNAGFRISSDVDISLVWRNPEIQDEQLLQVQISNVQVESAGKRSRKNNIFHGSSAESILGKVRLEALQRPFMVLWKMGKIRSLYAHKGEPATIKNLKRGVASMLMMQLKSGKMMEADASGKCLVEYKATKHQVIRTKHLDTCKTQEKGFTTHSPVLGVSGKSASETVITLENGIIKSADAEETHILSINAHHTAATKVLSRQSLTLKKIEVGPAEVAGKDVAGVVKSLDDKFMSVGVIVEKVKAKCKGCPNLMDTWKAVRSQLEPNSLSKAEAPRSFITLLHSLRKASKAEILTVLRNCSKTALPQLVDAVTSAQTPSSLSAILEFLDFSKKEGLVLQERFLYACGFASHPTETMLQSLLDVSQGKIGSADIKESVVIIMGALLRKLCLKGACELPTVVKVKELLLAGPDSTQVESEVQMYLLALKNALLPEAIPLLAKYAESEVGAYSTIAITALQRYNPELIIPEVKKTVNRIYHQNQRIYEKNVRAAAADVIMSSSPSYMEVKNVLLSIGHLPHEMNKYMLSKVQDILRFEMPACKLVRQVMKDMISHNYDRFSKTGSSSAFSGFMAQTADVTSTYNLDILYSGSGVLRRSNMNIYGQSNGALLHGLQVTIEAQGLESLIAATADEGEEELESFAGMSALLFDVQLRPVTFFKGYSDLMSKMFSMSGDPINVVKGLILLTDHSQVIPLQSGLRASAEFQGGLAIDISGGMEFSLWYRESKTSVNNRGALVIIGNVTVDMDFVSAGVEVGFETEATLDFITTVQFSEYPFLVCMQMDKTTFPFREMVSKQEKLPSGQTFSSKRSRDQLVPGSEFPLHQENSNMCKKVFEQAW, from the exons ATGCTGCGGCTTGCTGGACTCTTACTATGTGTGACCTCCTTTTTAAGTACCTCATCTCTTG gTGCGAGCGCTGGACCGCAGCTGGATAATGACAAACTCTACAGATACAGCTACAGCGCTGAGCTCGGGCTGAACAGGCCGACGGGATCCACTAGGGGGAATGCTGGATTCAGGATTAGCAGTGATGTGGACATCAGCCTCGTCTGGAGGAACCCAGAGATCCAGGACGAACAGCTACTTCAAGTGCAG atttcaaatgttCAAGTTGAAAGTGCTGGAAAGCGCTCCCGCAAAAACAACATCTTCCACGGCAGCTCAGCAGAAAGCATTCTGGGTAAAGTCAGGCTTGAGGCACTTCAGAGGCCCTTCATGGTGCTGTGGAAGATGGGCAAG ATCAGAAGCCTGTATGCCCATAAGGGTGAGCCTGCTACCATCAAAAACTTGAAGAGGGGTGTGGCGAGTATGCTAATGATGCAGCTAAAGTCCGGGAAGATGATGGAG GCTGATGCTTCAGGGAAATGTTTAGTTGAGTACAAGGCTACCAAACATCAGGTGATCCGTACAAAACACTTGGATACTTGCAAAACGCAAGAGAAGGGATTCACTACTCACAGCCCA GTATTGGGCGTCAGTGGGAAGTCTGCTTCTGAAACAGTAATCACTCTGGAGAATGGCATCATTAAGTCTGCTGATGCTGAAGAAACACACATTTTGTCCATCAATGCTCATCACACAGCTGCAACTAAAGTCCTGTCCAG GCAGTCATTGACGCTTAAAAAGATCGAGGTAGGGCCAGCAGAAGTGGCGGGTAAAGATGTCGCAGGTGTGGTGAAGTCTCTGGATGACAAATTCATGTCTGTTGGAGTCATAGTGGAGAAAGTTAAAGCCAAATGCAAGGGATGCCCCAAT CTGATGGACACATGGAAGGCGGTGAGGTCTCAGCTGGAGCCGAACTCACTCTCTAAAGCAGAAGCCCCAAGAAGCTTCATCACGCTCTTACACAGCCTGCGCAAAGCCAGCAAGGCAGAGATCCTCACAGTACTGCGCAACTGCAGCAAGACTGCGCT GCCTCAGCTGGTGGATGCAGTCACATCAGCTCAGACTCCATCTTCTCTCTCAGCCATTCTGGAGTTCCTGGACTTCAGCAAGAAGGAAGGTTTAGTGCTACAGGAGCGCTTTCTGTACGCATGTGGTTTTGCCTCCCACCCTACAGAGACCATGCTGCAGTCCCTGCTG GATGTGTCTCAAGGAAAGATTGGCAGCGCAGACATTAAGGAGTCAGTTGTGATCATCATGGGAGCTCTGCTCAGGAAACTCTGCCTGAAAGGAGCATGTGAACTACCT ACAGTGGTTAAGGTGAAAGAGCTGCTGTTGGCAGGGCCTGACAGCACTCAGGTGGAGTCTGAGGTTCAGATGTACCTGCTAGCATTGAAGAACGCTCTTCTGCCCGAGGCTATTCCTCTTCTTGCCAAATATGCTGAGTCGGAGGTGGGAGCGTATAGCACCATTGCCATCACAGCGCTGCAGAGATACAACCCTGAGCTTATCATACCAGAG GTGAAAAAGACAGTGAACCGCATATACCATCAGAACCAGCGTATTTATGAGAAGAACGTTCGTGCCGCGGCAGCTGATGTGATTATGAGCAGTAGTCCTTCCTATATGGAAGTGAAGAACGTTCTGCTCTCCATCGGACACCTGCCGCATGAGATGAACAAATACATGCTGTCTAAAGTCCAGGACATATTGCGCTTCGAGATGCCAGCCTG TAAATTGGTACGACAGGTGATGAAGGACATGATTTCCCACAACTATGACAGATTCTCGAAGACTGGGTCATCATCTGCTTTTTCAGGCTTCATGGCAC AAACTGCTGATGTCACTTCTACCTACAATTTGGACATCCTGTACTCTGGCTCAGGTGTATTGAGGAGAAGCAACATGAACATTTATGGTCAGAGCAACGGTGCCCTCCTTCATGGCCTCCAG GTGACAATTGAAGCACAGGGTCTGGAGTCTCTAATTGCAGCCACGGCAGATGAAGGAGAAGAAGAACTGGAGTCTTTTGCTGGAATGTCTGCTCTGCTGTTCGATGTTCAGCTCCGCCCAGTGACCTTCTTCAAGGGCTACAGTGACCTGATGTCCAAAATGTTCTCTATGTCTGGAGATCCGATCAATGTAGTGAAGGGCCTTATTTTGCTGACAGACCACTCACAG GTCATTCCTCTTCAGTCTGGTCTAAGAGCCAGTGCCGAGTTTCAAGGCGGTCTGGCCATCGATATCTCTGGAGGGATGGAGTTCAGCTTATGGTACAGAGAGTCTAAGACGAGCGTTAACAACAG GGGAGCTCTGGTCATCATCGGTAATGTGACAGTGGATATGGACTTTGTAAGCGCTGGAGTGGAAGTAGGTTTTGAGACCGAAGCCACCTTGGACTTCATCACCACTGTGCAGTTCTCCGAGTACCCCTTCCTCGTCTGCATGCAGATGGACAAAACCACTTTCCCCTTCAG AGAGATGGTGTCCAAGCAGGAGAAGCTGCCCTCAGGACAGACATTCTCCTCAAAGAGGAGCAGAGATCAGCTGGTGCCGGGCTCAGAATTTCCTCTGCACCAGGAGAACTCTAACATGTGCAAGAAAGTCTTTGAGCAGGCCTGGTAG
- the spink4 gene encoding serine peptidase inhibitor, Kazal type 4, which produces MSIRVLLFGLLLLLTSGAQGSSGSTRKPVCAEMAEILACPMNLAPVCGSDGKTYGNECLLCVERLRTKSEIVITRDGNC; this is translated from the exons ATGTCTATAAGAGTGCTTCTGTTCGGCTTGCTTCTGCTGCTCACTTCAG GGGCGCAAGGATCATCTGGCTCAACCCGAAAG cCTGTGTGCGCTGAGATGGCGGAGATCCTGGCGTGTCCTATGAACCTCGCACCTGTGTGCGGCAGTGATGGAAAAACCTACGGCAACGAGTGCTTGCTGTGTGTGGAAAGACT GAGAACCAAATCAGAAATTGTAATCACAAGAGATGGAAACTGTTGA
- the LOC127519257 gene encoding uncharacterized protein C4orf54-like, translating into METLQTAIASREDTGPLKKPLADTKEHCDSGDHSETNYVDLGNPSDMKSDSTKTVKVTFTGEGNQLAIFKCKGDASISGIKSPGEREKNGNTDKSLSKECHEGKCHSEKLYGERVPLIEDCVDSGTDVKTENPNSASYETEELQYTDMYLNSRCESKDSTSAADVESHYITTHEIQLTELDHDVDYEFGRGSCWDFEDDNLVYSFVDYASFDSDETTLGRIQSKSKSNKGPPASRAAKLSATGALVSTESELCESDKCASSDEGGGQHGNSSGRIHLSIKTSSRAINDPANVLGQRNVRFHSRRAGERSHYSFRSSDSKSETLFDRYFIPPPGRQHLASKLRGKDINEYSSGASSSVSELDDADKEVCNLTARSFRSLACPYFDAINLSSSSESSMSEHGLSINKWSAFVDLNYGNLTREAHKNSTPVFEANKSAECTTIKDVVQTNTPSPQTKIVSLKNNLNSQQASKKIEIRSKPGETITLTETLNFSCNVGSGIPARERRAKRALNAIMSRSTADVTGTTPTKAGCEAESPLGETLEDAHKKAIFASSILKNVISKKMQFEQERKMERGEISDTYPVSSVCPHSKDCKETVKCLQRQTSETASGHSQEELGEATDQPQENPSSHAAEITESPCDTEMTSKLDPSEPLKTPLTPSQKSAFKTWKDGEQEAQGDGESQEEETLPDTSIRPVMESSESVEGESSKMIKMSHLYVPSSQLMPKEKEAAGLSLHNLKVTGDLAESDGGGCGKDSSGQLQCSADTDQTSQCQKVPEIKIQLRSVKENKNNQFNITSLLTPNIHHNANAKKATSESKSHSLTISDKVPHFMVRDIRDSKCKFQTPIHQVRDVRKLVKSSYRFVALENTCGSSGTASTALREESKPVNRGPDKKTFPTPMVIKCQSVNTNNATKPSEPVNKGEKVAETSRLSLNLSSEWATKSESVRAAPRVPCAKQPLTEQPEFSLKIDAKAAKQKSEKATDSSEKKPESKVSNQIALEKLKAAVKTMEQLYVFDRNEWKRKTQAPRPITDSHVLSLITREEQGVTTKTDFENEFGKADTSSQLHAEKLTATSSAGVDEDKVCMPTSSHGQEDTAKSVAQRTESFTDKCAFSLGSNLKAPNRINTVNDSAQQMFSSRNYTFKSHKAPLSLKICPSKSKSEEKHQKEHQKEHQQPDSDNYLTIPVKAHAPDSKPSKPSHQPLQCSPIVMESWSPESPTAMIYHHAVPLPGVPAAQPQLLCLTPPADLPPPHIQRKLLLDPTTGQYYLVDTPVPMQPAAQRFYHPESGQYLDIPLSFTPVPVSVSPVALGPAAAYPPTYLVYPSTLLPPHPHPAPQSHSSTCSEAEDAVETSSMYMMPPGTTVPSSTTTKPVISITSQQGARIVAPPSFDGTTMSFVVEHR; encoded by the coding sequence ATGGAGACACTTCAAACGGCCATCGCGAGCAGAGAGGACACCGGACCGTTAAAAAAGCCGCTGGCAGACACGAAAGAGCACTGCGACAGTGGCGATCACAGCGAAACGAATTATGTAGATCTGGGGAATCCATCGGACATGAAGTCAGACAGCACAAAGACTGTAAAAGTCACTTTCACAGGTGAAGGGAACCAGCTggcaatatttaaatgtaaaggcGATGCATCCATCTCCGGGATTAAGAGTCCTGGGGAGCGAGAGAAGAATGGAAATACAGACAAAAGTTTATCGAAAGAATGTCACGAGGGAAAGTGCCATTCTGAGAAGCTTTATGGAGAGCGCGTTCCGCTAATAGAAGATTGTGTTGACTCGGGAACGGATGTCAAAACCGAAAATCCAAATTCTGCGTCGTATGAAACGGAGGAGTTACAATACACCGACATGTACTTGAACAGCCGTTGCGAATCAAAGGACAGCACGAGCGCAGCGGACGTAGAGTCACACTATATAACAACGCACGAGATTCAGCTAACGGAGTTAGATCACGATGTGGATTACGAGTTTGGTCGAGGATCCTGCTGGGATTTCGAGGATGATAATCTGGTATATTCATTTGTTGACTACGCATCATTTGACAGCGACGAGACGACTCTCGGGAGAATCCAAAGCAAGTCCAAGAGCAATAAAGGTCCGCCCGCTTCACGCGCAGCGAAGCTTTCCGCCACAGGTGCTCTGGTCAGCACCGAAAGTGAACTTTGCGAATCCGATAAATGTGCCAGCTCGGATGAAGGCGGCGGACAGCATGGAAATTCGTCTGGACGTattcacctgtcaatcaaaacgTCTTCGCGCGCGATCAACGACCCTGCCAATGTTTTAGGTCAGAGGAATGTCCGCTTTCACAGCAGACGTGCAGGTGAGCGGAGTCATTATTCATTCAGAAGCTCTGACTCCAAAAGCGAGACCCTGTTTGACCGCTACTTTATCCCACCTCCCGGTCGCCAACACCTCGCGAGCAAACTGAGGGGAAAAGACATTAACGAATATTCCAGTGGCGCGTCCAGTTCCGTCAGCGAACTGGATGACGCGGATAAAGAGGTGTGTAATCTCACCGCGCGTTCCTTTCGGAGTTTGGCTTGCCCTTACTTTGATGCCATAAATTTAAGCAGCTCGAGTGAGTCCTCAATGTCAGAGCACGGTCTGAGTATTAACAAATGGTCCGCTTTCGTCGACTTAAATTACGGCAATTTAACACGTGAGGCGCACAAGAACTCTACGCCTGTTTTTGAGGCAAACAAAAGCGCTGAGTGTACAACCATAAAAGATGTGGTTCAAACCAATACGCCTAGTCCTCAAACTAAAATAGTGTCGCTGAAAAATAACTTGAACTCTCAGCAGGCGTCTAAGAAAATAGAAATACGAAGCAAACCGGGTGAAACCATCACACTGACTGAAACCTTGAACTTCAGCTGTAATGTCGGATCAGGGATACCTGCGCGCGAGAGGCGCGCGAAACGCGCGCTGAATGCCATAATGTCACGTTCCACAGCTGATGTTACGGGCACAACGCCAACCAAGGCGGGGTGTGAAGCAGAAAGTCCGCTCGGTGAAACCTTGGAAGATGCCCACAAGAAAGCCATCTTCGCCTCtagtattttgaaaaatgtaatttccaagAAAATGCAGTTTGAGCAAGAGCGTAAAATGGAAAGAGGTGAAATAAGTGATACGTATCCTGTGTCATCAGTGTGCCCTCACTCTAAGGACTGTAAAGAGACTGTGAAGTGCTTACAAAGACAGACTTCAGAAACTGCATCAGGACACTCACAAGAGGAGCTCGGGGAGGCAACAGACCAGCCACAAGAGAATCCGAGTTCCCATGCTGCTGAAATCACAGAGTCACCCTGTGACACAGAAATGACCTCCAAATTAGACCCAAGCGAACCACTAAAGACTCCTTTGACCCCCAGCCAAAAAAGTGCTTTCAAAACCTGGAAAGATGGAGAGCAGGAAGCACAAGGTGATGGAGAATCTCAGGAGGAAGAGACGCTGCCAGACACTTCAATTAGACCTGTGATGGAAAGCAGTGAAAGTGTTGAGGGCGAGAGTAGTAAGATGATTAAGATGTCTCACTTGTATGTCCCTAGCTCGCAGCTTATGCCTAAGGAAAAGGAAGCTGCTGGGCTTTCATTACATAATCTGAAAGTGACTGGAGATCTTGCAGAGTCAGATGGGGGAGGGTGTGGAAAAGACAGCTCTGGCCAGCTCCAGTGCTCTGCGGACACAGACCAAACCTCACAGTGTCAAAAAGTGCCCGAAATCAAAATACAACTTCGAAGcgtcaaagaaaacaaaaacaatcagtTCAATATCACCAGTTTGTTAACGCCTAACATCCATCACAATGCCAACGCTAAAAAGGCGACAAGCGAATCTAAAAGCCATTCGTTGACCATATCGGACAAAGTACCCCATTTTATGGTAAGGGATATTAGAGATAGTAAATGTAAGTTCCAGACTCCTATTCATCAGGTTAGGGACGTGCGCAAATTGGTTAAAAGCTCATATCGGTTTGTAGCGCTAGAAAACACTTGCGGTTCCTCAGGGACGGCATCCACAGCATTACGAGAGGAGAGCAAACCTGTTAATAGGGGACCTGACAAAAAGACATTTCCCACACCAATGGTAATAAAATGCCAGTCTGTGAACACAAACAATGCCACAAAACCCTCCGAGCCTGTTAATAAGGGTGAGAAGGTGGCTGAAACATCAAGATTATCCCTAAATCTCTCCTCTGAGTGGGCTACTAAAAGTGAAAGCGTTCGCGCCGCACCCAGAGTGCCATGCGCTAAGCAGCCTCTGACTGAACAGCCAGAGTTTAGCTTAAAAATTGATGCTAAAGCggcaaaacaaaaatcagaaaAGGCAACAGATAGCAGCGAGAAGAAACCAGAGTCGAAGGTTTCAAATCAAATAGCGCTTGAAAAGTTAAAGGCAGCTGTGAAAACTATGGAGCAACTATATGTTTTTGATAGGAACGAATGGAAGCGCAAAACGCAAGCGCCGCGACCAATCACCGATAGCCACGTGCTGTCGCTCATCACACGGGAGGAGCAAGGAGTCACGACCAAAACGGACTTTGAGAACGAATTTGGGAAAGCGGACACTAGCTCACAGCTGCATGCTGAAAAGTTGACCGCAACCTCAAGTGCTGGTGTTGACGAGGATAAAGTGTGTATGCCAACAAGTTCTCACGGTCAAGAAGACACGGCTAAGTCAGTAGCCCAAAGAACAGAGTCTTTCACTGACAAGTGCGCATTTAGTCTAGGCAGTAACCTCAAAGCACCGAACCGTATAAACACAGTGAATGACAGCGCTCAACAAATGTTTTCTAGCAGAAACTATACGTTTAAATCTCATAAAGCACCTTTGTCGCTGAAAATCTGTCCTTCTAAATCAAAAAGTGAGGAAAAGCATCAGAAAGAGCACCAGAAAGAGCACCAGCAGCCAGACTCTGACAATTACCTAACAATCCCTGTTAAAGCTCACGCTCCAGATTCAAAACCCTCAAAACCTTCCCATCAGCCCCTGCAATGCTCACCTATTGTAATGGAGTCTTGGTCCCCTGAAAGTCCGACGGCTATGATATATCACCACGCCGTACCCCTGCCTGGTGTACCTGCCGCTCAACCCCAGCTACTCTGCCTCACGCCCCCCGCAGACCTCCCACCTCCTCACATCCAGCGCAAGCTGCTGCTGGACCCCACCACAGGCCAGTACTACTTAGTGGACACGCCTGTGCCCATGCAACCAGCCGCACAGCGGTTTTACCATCCTGAGAGTGGTCAGTACTTGGACATTCCTTTATCGTTCACCCCAGTGCCTGTGTCAGTCTCTCCAGTCGCCCTCGGTCCTGCGGCAGCCTATCCCCCCACCTACTTGGTCTACCCCTCAACCTTGCTGCCACCCCACCCGCACCCGGCCCCTCAGTCCCACTCATCCACCTGCTCAGAGGCAGAGGATGCGGTCGAGACGAGCAGCATGTATATGATGCCGCCGGGCACCACAGTACCCAGCAGTACCACCACTAAACCTGTCATCAGTATTACATCACAGCAAGGTGCCCGTATTGTTGCTCCTCCTTCCTTTGACGGCACAACCATGAGCTTTGTGGTGGAGCATCGATAA